The Streptomyces sp. NBC_01255 genome window below encodes:
- a CDS encoding NAD(P)/FAD-dependent oxidoreductase — MTGNIAVVVIGGGYAGVMAANRLTQRDDVTVTLINPRPDFVERIRLHQLVGGSDDAVVAYSEVLHQGIGLLVDSVTRIDAAGRSVALASGGTVRYDYLVYAVGSGSADPRVPGAAEFAYPIADLEEAQRLRPVLDAAPMTAPVTVVGGGPTGIETAAELAEAGRAVTLVCGKVLGPYLHRRGRRSVAKRLAALGVTVVEGPGAKVTAVTRDAVRLDDGRALESAVTIWTAGFGVPDLAARSGLSTDALGRLLTDETLTSVDDDRVIAAGDSAAPSNLPARMSCQAATPMGARAADTVLSRIAGEAPSSLNQVFAGQCISLGRDAGIFQFAHRNDIALWFHIGGRTGAKVKEIVCKGTVKHLAAEAQKPGAYGLHRVSGGGQREKLLEAGRDRGALVGHDLTPTDEKDLAVDANVRAEGDLDRPRRSGVQA; from the coding sequence ATGACCGGGAACATCGCAGTGGTCGTGATCGGCGGCGGGTACGCCGGAGTGATGGCCGCGAACCGCCTGACGCAGCGCGACGACGTGACCGTGACGCTGATCAACCCGCGCCCGGACTTCGTCGAGCGGATCCGCCTGCACCAGCTCGTCGGCGGGTCCGACGACGCGGTCGTCGCGTACTCGGAGGTCCTGCACCAGGGCATCGGCCTGCTGGTCGACTCCGTGACACGGATCGACGCGGCCGGGCGCAGCGTGGCGCTGGCGTCGGGCGGGACCGTCCGTTACGACTACCTGGTCTACGCGGTGGGCAGTGGCAGCGCCGACCCGCGTGTGCCCGGAGCCGCCGAGTTCGCGTACCCGATCGCCGATCTGGAGGAGGCGCAGCGGCTGCGGCCGGTCCTCGACGCCGCACCGATGACCGCCCCCGTGACGGTGGTCGGTGGCGGTCCGACCGGCATCGAGACCGCCGCCGAGCTGGCCGAGGCGGGCCGCGCCGTGACCCTGGTCTGCGGGAAGGTGCTCGGCCCGTACCTGCACCGGCGCGGCCGCCGCTCGGTCGCGAAGCGGCTGGCGGCCCTCGGGGTGACCGTGGTCGAGGGCCCCGGGGCGAAGGTGACAGCCGTGACGCGCGATGCGGTGCGGCTCGACGACGGCCGCGCGCTGGAGAGCGCGGTGACCATCTGGACCGCGGGCTTCGGCGTGCCGGACCTGGCCGCGCGCAGCGGGCTGAGCACCGACGCCCTGGGCCGTCTGCTCACGGACGAGACCCTGACGAGCGTGGACGACGACCGTGTCATCGCGGCCGGGGACTCGGCGGCGCCGTCGAACCTGCCGGCGAGGATGAGCTGCCAGGCCGCGACGCCGATGGGCGCGCGGGCCGCCGACACGGTCCTCAGCCGGATCGCGGGGGAAGCGCCCTCGTCTCTCAACCAGGTGTTCGCGGGCCAGTGCATCAGCCTGGGCCGGGACGCCGGCATCTTCCAGTTCGCCCACCGGAACGACATCGCGCTGTGGTTCCACATCGGCGGTCGCACCGGCGCGAAGGTCAAGGAGATCGTGTGCAAGGGCACCGTCAAGCACCTGGCCGCGGAGGCGCAGAAGCCCGGTGCGTACGGCCTGCACCGCGTCTCGGGAGGCGGCCAGCGCGAGAAGTTGCTGGAGGCCGGGCGTGACCGCGGCGCGCTGGTGGGTCATGATCTGACTCCCACCGACGAAAAGGATCTTGCTGTGGATGCGAACGTGCGGGCCGAAGGCGACCTGGACCGGCCGCGAAGGAGCGGGGTGCAGGCATGA
- a CDS encoding alpha/beta hydrolase: MTPGTGCRTKPTEPGTLLVRSSPAVPAAAVLLLHGGRADGPEPPPALNLPALRMRPFTAAVTRAVRGRDVLVAEVRYRHRGWNGPRADAARDAEAALVRLRDRVGPVPVVLIGHSMGGRAALSAAGDPAVRGVVALAPWCPTGEPVDHLGGRRLYLLHDEADRVTSARESWDFVRRARAAGADAAGIPMPAGGHAMLRGAGFWHRRAAELAAALLSHG; this comes from the coding sequence ATGACCCCGGGAACCGGCTGCCGCACGAAGCCGACCGAGCCCGGCACCCTCCTGGTCCGCAGCTCGCCCGCGGTTCCCGCCGCCGCGGTACTGCTGCTCCACGGAGGCCGCGCCGACGGGCCGGAGCCGCCGCCCGCCCTCAACCTGCCCGCGCTGCGCATGCGGCCCTTCACCGCCGCCGTGACCCGCGCCGTCCGGGGCCGGGACGTGCTGGTCGCCGAGGTGCGCTACCGCCACCGCGGCTGGAACGGCCCGCGTGCCGACGCCGCCCGGGACGCCGAGGCCGCCCTCGTACGGCTACGGGACCGGGTGGGCCCCGTGCCCGTCGTGCTCATCGGCCACTCCATGGGAGGCCGCGCCGCGCTCAGCGCCGCCGGCGACCCGGCCGTCCGCGGTGTCGTCGCCCTCGCGCCCTGGTGCCCCACCGGGGAGCCCGTCGACCACCTCGGCGGCCGACGCCTCTACCTCCTGCACGACGAGGCCGACCGCGTCACCTCGGCGCGCGAGTCCTGGGACTTCGTCCGCAGGGCGCGGGCGGCGGGCGCGGACGCGGCGGGCATCCCGATGCCGGCCGGCGGCCACGCCATGCTCCGGGGCGCCGGCTTCTGGCACCGGCGCGCGGCGGAGCTGGCGGCGGCGCTGCTCTCGCACGGCTGA
- a CDS encoding adenosylcobinamide amidohydrolase, whose product MLPRTLLARTSLADAALLTHTEQGRAWPLLVWAPGPGVRMVSSAVLGGGIGERAWVLNAQVPPGYDRLDPVAHLGALAAGAGLEGPGVGLMTAASVENRRHATDGGAEAVVTAGIGVRGWAAVPGAGDVAAPRPGTINIVVSLPVPLTDAALVNAVATATEAKVQALVELGADASGTPTDAVCVAAPSPTGSDARAWAGVGVDAPTGSSAEAFAGPRSLWGARLARAVHRATYEACAGLLTP is encoded by the coding sequence GTGCTTCCCCGAACCCTCCTCGCCCGTACGTCCCTGGCCGACGCCGCCCTGCTCACCCACACGGAACAGGGCCGTGCGTGGCCGCTCCTGGTGTGGGCCCCGGGGCCGGGCGTGCGGATGGTGTCGAGCGCCGTCCTCGGCGGGGGCATCGGGGAGCGGGCGTGGGTGCTGAACGCGCAGGTCCCGCCCGGCTACGACCGGCTCGATCCCGTCGCCCACCTCGGCGCGCTGGCCGCCGGGGCCGGGCTCGAAGGGCCCGGGGTGGGGCTCATGACGGCGGCCTCGGTCGAGAACCGGCGGCACGCGACGGACGGCGGGGCCGAGGCCGTGGTCACCGCCGGGATCGGCGTACGGGGCTGGGCGGCCGTACCGGGGGCCGGCGACGTCGCGGCCCCGCGCCCGGGGACGATCAACATCGTCGTGTCGCTGCCCGTGCCGCTCACGGACGCCGCCCTCGTCAACGCGGTCGCCACCGCCACCGAGGCGAAGGTGCAGGCCCTCGTCGAACTCGGCGCGGACGCCTCGGGCACGCCGACGGACGCCGTCTGCGTGGCCGCTCCCTCGCCGACCGGGAGCGACGCACGGGCATGGGCCGGAGTGGGGGTCGACGCGCCCACCGGATCGTCCGCCGAGGCGTTCGCCGGACCGCGGTCGCTCTGGGGTGCGCGGCTCGCGCGCGCCGTGCACCGCGCGACGTACGAGGCCTGCGCCGGCCTCCTCACCCCCTGA
- a CDS encoding alpha-N-acetylglucosaminidase yields MASRLILRCRHALVVVALATLTAVSPAATAPAPAVTTAAPAPGAPPPGPAAPPAFDPAPARASLKRLLPSVAGQFDLVPVEAAASGDYFSVSGTAGAIRVRGTSPATLVTGVGWYLERIAGVDIGWPGDSLGRLPSTLPGVTGTVTRRATVPHRYALNDTDEGYSGAYRDFASYRHDIDLMALHGVNEVFVPTGAEYPYYRALQRFGYSAAELREWIPAPAHQGWWLLQNMSGFAGPVSERLIEARATLGSRIAGHLRALGMTPVLPGFFGTVPPDFAARNPGAVTVPQGTWVGFARPDWLDPTGPVFARLAATYYRFQEQRFGAGDMFKMDLLHEGGTPGPVDVAGAAGAVQQALEAAHPGAIWVTLGWQRNPSAALLSGVDRRRVLVVDGLSDRYDGLDRATQWGGTPYAFGAIGNFGGHTSLGANTGVWVDRFHAWLTAPGSTLSGIAYLPEGTGGNPAAFDLFTELAWQPGPIDHRTWFAEYAARRYGGADPHAAAAWEQLRRGPYSMRSGTWSEPQDSVFAARPSLTAARAARWSPTAMRYDAATVERALAELLKVAPELRTTDAYRFDLVDVARQSLTNRGRVLLPRIRTAYEAGDLAGFRERVAEWNAHLELLGRLVAADRRFLLGPWLADARAWGAGPAERDRLEYDARSILTTWGGRGPSEAGGLHDYANREWAGLVRDVYAPRWAAYFASLDSALVNRTEPVAIDWFARDDAWAHGNEPYATRPTGDPVALAGEVLAALTR; encoded by the coding sequence ATGGCCAGTCGTCTGATCCTTCGATGCCGTCACGCCCTCGTCGTCGTGGCGCTCGCCACCCTGACGGCGGTCTCCCCCGCCGCGACGGCGCCCGCGCCCGCCGTGACGACGGCCGCGCCCGCCCCCGGAGCACCGCCTCCCGGACCGGCCGCGCCGCCCGCCTTCGATCCGGCGCCCGCCCGGGCGAGTCTGAAGCGTCTGCTGCCGTCCGTGGCCGGGCAGTTCGATCTGGTCCCGGTCGAGGCGGCCGCCTCCGGCGACTACTTCTCCGTCTCCGGGACGGCCGGGGCGATCCGGGTGCGCGGCACCTCGCCGGCCACGCTGGTCACGGGAGTGGGCTGGTACCTGGAGCGGATCGCGGGGGTCGACATCGGATGGCCGGGCGACAGCCTCGGCCGGCTGCCGTCCACGCTCCCCGGGGTCACCGGCACCGTCACCCGCAGGGCGACGGTGCCTCACCGGTACGCCCTGAACGACACCGACGAGGGCTACTCCGGCGCGTACCGCGACTTCGCCTCCTACCGGCACGACATCGACCTGATGGCGCTGCACGGCGTCAACGAGGTCTTCGTGCCGACCGGCGCCGAGTACCCGTACTACCGCGCTCTCCAGCGGTTCGGCTACAGCGCGGCGGAGCTGCGCGAGTGGATCCCCGCCCCGGCCCATCAGGGCTGGTGGCTGCTGCAGAACATGTCGGGCTTCGCCGGCCCGGTCTCCGAGCGGCTGATCGAGGCCCGCGCGACGCTCGGGAGCAGGATCGCGGGGCACCTGCGCGCGCTGGGGATGACCCCGGTGCTGCCCGGCTTCTTCGGCACGGTGCCGCCGGACTTCGCCGCCCGGAACCCGGGCGCGGTCACGGTCCCTCAGGGCACGTGGGTGGGCTTCGCCCGGCCGGACTGGCTGGACCCGACCGGACCGGTCTTCGCGCGGCTGGCCGCGACGTACTACCGCTTCCAGGAGCAGCGGTTCGGTGCCGGCGACATGTTCAAGATGGACCTCCTGCACGAGGGCGGCACCCCGGGACCCGTCGACGTGGCGGGAGCGGCCGGGGCCGTCCAGCAGGCCCTGGAGGCGGCGCACCCCGGCGCCATCTGGGTCACGCTCGGCTGGCAGCGGAACCCGTCGGCGGCTCTCCTGAGCGGTGTGGACCGCCGCCGGGTGCTCGTCGTCGACGGTCTGTCCGACCGCTACGACGGCCTCGACCGGGCGACCCAGTGGGGTGGTACGCCCTACGCCTTCGGCGCGATCGGCAACTTCGGCGGCCACACCAGCCTGGGCGCCAACACCGGCGTCTGGGTCGACCGGTTCCACGCGTGGCTGACCGCGCCCGGCAGCACGCTGAGCGGCATCGCGTACCTCCCGGAGGGGACCGGCGGGAACCCCGCCGCCTTCGACCTGTTCACCGAACTCGCCTGGCAGCCGGGCCCGATCGACCACAGGACCTGGTTCGCGGAGTACGCCGCCCGGCGCTACGGCGGCGCCGACCCCCACGCCGCCGCCGCGTGGGAGCAGTTGCGCCGCGGCCCGTACAGCATGCGATCCGGTACGTGGAGCGAACCGCAGGACAGCGTCTTCGCCGCGCGGCCGAGTCTGACGGCGGCCAGGGCGGCGCGCTGGAGCCCGACCGCCATGCGCTACGACGCGGCCACCGTGGAGCGCGCTCTCGCGGAGCTGCTGAAGGTGGCTCCCGAGCTGCGGACCACCGACGCCTACCGCTTCGACCTCGTGGACGTGGCTCGACAGTCGCTCACCAACCGCGGCCGCGTCCTCCTGCCCCGGATCAGGACCGCGTACGAGGCCGGGGACCTCGCGGGATTCCGGGAGCGGGTGGCCGAGTGGAACGCCCATCTGGAGCTGCTCGGGCGGCTGGTCGCCGCCGACCGGCGGTTCCTGCTCGGTCCGTGGCTCGCCGACGCCCGCGCCTGGGGGGCCGGCCCCGCCGAACGCGACCGGCTGGAGTACGACGCCCGCTCGATCCTCACCACCTGGGGTGGCCGGGGACCGAGCGAGGCGGGCGGCCTGCACGACTACGCCAACCGCGAGTGGGCCGGGCTCGTCCGGGACGTGTACGCGCCGCGCTGGGCCGCGTACTTCGCGAGCCTCGACAGCGCGCTGGTGAACCGCACGGAACCGGTCGCCATCGACTGGTTCGCGAGGGACGACGCCTGGGCGCACGGCAACGAGCCGTACGCGACGCGGCCGACCGGAGACCCCGTCGCCCTGGCCGGCGAGGTGCTGGCGGCCCTGACGAGGTGA
- a CDS encoding basic amino acid/polyamine antiporter: MKPADTSTETGPVGSPPVAKLTLLTLTAMVVGSMVGAGVFSLPRRFAQETGVAGALIAWAVAGVGMLMLAFVFQTLAVRRPDLDAGVYAYAKAGFGEYLGFFSAFGYWASACVGNVTYWVLIMSTIGAIAPALGDGDTALAIVLSSAGLWGFFLLIRRGVKEATAINRIVTVAKLVPIIVFIILALFCFKPSVFADNFGGADYAGSLFNQVRGTMLATVFVFLGVEGASVYSRHAKRREDVGRATVLGFLSVFAIFASVTIVSYGILPMAEIAELRQPSMAGVLEAAVGAWGKVFVSVGLIISVLGAYLAWTLMAAEVLFVAAKDDDMPRFLGRSSGDDVPVPALLMTTALSQVVLVVTAFSDDAFNFALDLTSSLSLIPFLLAASFAVKIALRPAQEKAEGRTTRRELLVALVATLYTAFLLYAAGLKFVLVSFIIYAPATFLFVKARREQNRRLFSPREAVICAVSIAGAVVGVIALAVGWIEL, encoded by the coding sequence ATGAAACCTGCCGATACCAGTACCGAGACCGGTCCCGTCGGCTCGCCACCCGTCGCCAAACTGACCCTGCTGACGCTGACCGCGATGGTCGTCGGCTCCATGGTCGGCGCCGGCGTGTTCTCCCTTCCCCGACGATTCGCCCAGGAGACGGGTGTCGCGGGCGCGCTGATCGCCTGGGCGGTCGCGGGCGTCGGCATGCTGATGCTCGCCTTCGTCTTCCAGACCCTCGCGGTACGGAGGCCCGACCTGGACGCCGGCGTCTACGCGTACGCGAAGGCGGGCTTCGGCGAGTACCTCGGGTTCTTCTCGGCCTTCGGCTACTGGGCGAGCGCCTGTGTCGGCAACGTCACGTACTGGGTGCTGATCATGTCGACGATCGGCGCGATCGCGCCCGCCCTCGGCGACGGCGACACGGCCCTGGCGATCGTGCTGTCCTCCGCGGGCCTCTGGGGCTTCTTCCTCCTCATCCGCCGCGGGGTCAAGGAGGCGACGGCGATCAACAGGATCGTGACCGTCGCCAAGCTCGTTCCCATCATCGTCTTCATCATCCTGGCGCTGTTCTGCTTCAAACCGTCCGTCTTCGCCGACAACTTCGGCGGCGCGGACTACGCCGGATCCCTCTTCAACCAGGTCCGCGGCACGATGCTGGCCACCGTGTTCGTCTTCCTCGGCGTGGAGGGCGCCAGCGTCTACTCCCGGCACGCCAAACGCCGGGAGGACGTGGGGCGGGCCACCGTCCTGGGCTTCCTCAGCGTCTTCGCGATCTTCGCCTCGGTCACCATCGTGTCGTACGGCATCCTGCCGATGGCCGAGATCGCCGAGCTCCGCCAGCCCTCCATGGCGGGCGTCCTGGAGGCGGCGGTCGGCGCCTGGGGCAAGGTGTTCGTCAGCGTCGGCCTGATCATCTCGGTCCTCGGCGCCTATCTGGCCTGGACCCTGATGGCGGCCGAAGTGCTCTTCGTCGCCGCCAAGGACGACGACATGCCGCGCTTCCTCGGCCGGTCCAGCGGCGACGACGTCCCCGTACCGGCACTGCTCATGACGACGGCCCTCAGTCAGGTCGTCCTCGTCGTCACGGCGTTCTCCGACGACGCCTTCAACTTCGCCCTCGACCTCACCAGCTCACTGAGCCTGATCCCCTTCCTGCTGGCCGCCAGCTTCGCCGTGAAGATCGCGCTGCGGCCGGCACAGGAGAAGGCGGAGGGCCGCACCACCCGGCGGGAACTCCTCGTCGCCCTCGTCGCCACGCTCTACACCGCGTTCCTGCTCTACGCGGCCGGACTCAAGTTCGTCCTCGTCTCCTTCATCATCTACGCCCCGGCCACGTTCCTGTTCGTCAAGGCCCGCCGCGAACAGAACCGACGCCTCTTCTCCCCGAGGGAGGCCGTCATCTGCGCCGTCTCCATCGCCGGAGCGGTCGTCGGCGTCATCGCTCTCGCCGTGGGCTGGATCGAACTCTGA